The following is a genomic window from Chania multitudinisentens RB-25.
GAGGCGTGATAACCAGAGTTATTCGTTGCCGTTAACATCCATTGCCCACTTTGTTGTTTAAGCGAAAAACGCAACTGTTCAGCGACTTTTTCTGGGCTACCAACGATATTTTTAGGGCGATAGAAAATTTTGAGCCGGTTACGCAATACCACCAGCATCTGGTTTTCTGCATTGTTCGCTATATTTCTCGGTGGAATTTGTACACTGTTCAGATAAAACACTGATTCACGATCCTGTGGCAGATCCTTGCCGGTAAACATCAAACGGATCGATTGACCGGTTTTCGGTTCAATACGAAACAATGTGGGGACGACGATAAAAGGCCCATCAGCATTGTCTGGCGTTGATGAGGGATTGTTAATGTCTGACCACATCTGCATGACATAAGGAATACTGTCATTATTAGTGAGCTGTATCGTCTGTGATTTTGTATCCGCCGGGTAAATGATTCTGGTGTTGAGCATGACTACGCTGGCGGTCAGAGGAAGAGAAAACAACATTAAAAATGCGGAGATCGTGACGAGCACGGCCTCTGGATATCTGATTGTCACAACGAAGTATCCTCTCGGAATCCCCCTTCCACCGTAGTGGTGGAAGGGGACACATCTTACTGGTAAGACACAGAGTACTGCACGCTACCCAGTACAGAACCTGGGGTCGCTGTACCTTCAGAGTAATATTCCACCGCAAAATCATGCGAGGCAGAGGTGGCGTTGGCTGCCAGAGACAGGCCCGCAGCACCGGTTTGGCCGGTCAGATCCAGCGGAGTGGTTGGCGCTAATGGATCAACCAGTTGCAGAGAGACGTTGCTGGCAGTCCCGGTGTTGCCCATGCGGCCATTGGCGGTCAGGTTGTTGCCGACAAATACGGTTTTAATCGCGGTGGCGCTGGCAGAAGCGGTACACCCGGTCAGGCCGATGGTGAAAGGGGTTTGCCCCGCTGTTGCACCCGGTGTAGCCAGTGTAGTGCTAGAAACCGTTGGCAGCAGGATCAATGGTGTTGAAGCGTTACCGTTGATGCTAACGTCACAGGTTTGATCGGCGACTTCGCCCTGGAATTTAATGGTGTTATCAGCCAATGCTGTGGTAGATAAGGCCAGGCCAGCAAACATAATCGCAACTTTGTTCATTTTCATGCTAAATATTTCCCTTGGTGTTAAGTCTCGGCGAATGATTTATTCCGCCAAAATTTCCTGTTGTTTACAGTACGAGTTTTCTATTGACCTGGTTCTCGGAATGTTCGCGGTGTTTTAATCAACACTAACGCGGCACATGTATCTTAATTAAGAAAGATCCGGCAACACTGTCTTGGTGTGTGTTAAGCAATCAATCTTTAAAATGCGTTCAATGCGTTTTATTGATTGGATGACTTTCGACGAGAGATATCCTACATGGATAGGATTTTTCTGACATCATTAACTGTTAAATGTGAAATGTTAAGTTTAATGTTCTGATATTAAGTTTTTTAATGGTGATATTAATGTGATTGTACTGGTACAGCTTGTTGGCTAGGATGTTTCTCTAAGCTATTTCCTAATTTTCTCTCTAGGATTAGTCTTTTTTCTCAGGAACTGGCTGGTCAAGATGAAGTGTTTGGCTGGCAATATTGCCAGAGACTCTAAAATTTTTTGCCACCGTTTAAAAAATACCTGTTAAGAAAAACGTCAAGCCACCCAGTTTGGCTGGTTGATGTCATCCAGCGATAGTGAATACGGCGATAAATGAGTGAGCTCTCAACCAAAGGAGACTCACCTGACAAAATGATCAGCCACGAAAAGTAAAACTTGCACCCAAACTTCCCCCGTTTTTCATACCAAAGCGGTAGAGCTTGCAGAACGTACTGCCATAGCCGTGACCATTCGCCAACGCCATAATCGGTATGAATCGCCGATTTATATCTGGTGTAGCAAATTGCAACCCCCCATATTTGTCATCTGGCCGCGAGCAGGAAATGTCTTTCGTTCAAAAACCAGCGCTTTGCTTAGCCGTCTATCCATAGTGTGGGTGAGAGCGGTTATCCCAGTATCAGAAGATCTGTATTGAACACCAACGCCGCAGCTTACATGTGTTTTATACAGCGCATTTGCCCAAAAAGGATTTTTGCTTAAGCCTGACTAGACTCATCTGCTGGCTTCAGGCTGCAATTGAGACCTCCTTTCCTTTATATACCTTAACGCCAATAGGGTTCTTTTTGGTGCGGGATTGCCGCTACGTGCTTTAAGTGAACGGTGTCATCTATCAGTGATGCCAACATTTCCTAGGTTCAAACAGTTTTTACACCGATGAGAAAAGAATAGCGTTAACGAACTGAGGGGGAGGCCATGTCTGGCTGGGATAAGATCGATAATGTACGGAATAGTGTGCGGCAGAATGAGAGTAGTTTTCGATTGAATGTACAGGATGACTGTGCAAAACATCTCTTGGATGCTCAATACGGGTTGCTTTGAGCATTTCCTATCAGTTTTTAAGTCTATTCCTAGTTAATATTATTAAGAATTTTCTTGGATAATCATATTACCCGGGTATCCTTTTTGGTGTTTTTGAATTAATTTAAGGATTAAAAACATTAAAACTAGATTTTTATTCTTAATATTTTCCATTTAATAGTTAATGATTCTATTTTAGGAATATTCGTGTAGGATGATTCTCGTCAAGTCGGGCTAATCAATAAACGCATTTAGTGCATTTTCAGGGGTTGGCTGGTTGGCACATGATCGGTGAGTTCAGAGCTTCTTGTGATAGCAAAGCTTCTTACTTAAGAAGCCATCTGAGAATAGGCCGATACACAGGACGTATTAACGTTGCCCTCGGGGAATGAGAACACAGAGTGGTTCGTTCACCCTACTACTGAATATGAAGGAAAGTACAGAGTATGAAAATGAACAAAGTTGCGATTATGTTTGCTGGCCTGGCCTTATCTACCACAGCATTGGCTGATAACACCATTAAATTCCAGGGCGAAGTCGCCGATCAAACCTGTGACGTTAGCATCAACGGTAACGCTTCAACACCATTGATCCTGCTGCCAACGGTTTCTAGCACTACGCTGGCTACACCGGGTGCAACAGCGGGGCAAACCCCTTTCACCATCGGCCTGACCGGGTGTACCGCTTCTGCCAGCGCCACCGCGATTAAAACCGTATTTGTCGGCAACAACCTGACCGCCAATGGCCGCATGGGCAACACCGGGACTGCCAGCAACGTCTCTCTGCAACTGGTTGATCCATTAGCGCCAACCACTCCGCTGGATCTGACCGGCCAAACCGGTGCTGCGGGCCTGTCTCTGGCAGCCAACGCCACCTCTGCCTCGCATGATTTTGCGGTGGAATATTACTCTGAAGGTACAGCGACCCCAGGTTCTGTGCTGGGTAGCGTGCAGTACTCTGTGTCTTACCAATAATCAATAACTCGCCATTGAGTGAGCTAATCAATCAATACATTTAACGTATTTTCAGGGATTAGCGGGTTGGTACATGCACGGCATATTTAAATTTTTCTAGTGACCGGAAGAAATCTCTCTCCGGTTGATCAATAAAATCAATAGAGAACGTATTAGCGTTGTCGTAGCGAATTAAGAACACTGAGTTAAGCAATTCGCCTATACTGAATTTGAAGGTAAATACAGAGTATGAAAATGAACAAAGTTGCACTGATGGTTGTTGGTCTGGTTTTGTCTACCGCTGCATTGGCTGATAACACCATTAAATTCCAGGGCGAAGTCGCCGATCAAACCTGTGACGTTAGCATCAACGGTAACGCTTCAACACCATTGATCCTGCTGCCAACGGTTTCTAGCACTACGCTGGCTACACCAGGTGCAACAGCCGGGCAAACGCCTTTTACCATCGGCCTGACCGGTTGCACTGCTTCTGCCAGCGCCACCGCGATTAAAACCGTATTTGTCGGTAACAACCTGACCGCCAATGGCCGCATGGGCAACACCGGGACTGCCAGCAACGTCTCTCTGCAACTGGTTGATCCTTCAGCCCCAGCTATCCCGCTGGATCTGACTGGCCAAACTGGTGCTGCGGGCCTGTCTCTGGCAGCCAACGCTACTTCTGCGTCACATGATTTTGCGGTGGAATATTACTCTGAAGGTACAGCGACCCCAGGTTCTGTGCTGGGTAGCGTGCAGTACTCTGTGTCTTACCAGTAATAAAGCATCCCCCTTCTGCTGTGGTGGAAGGGGGCTTAGTAAGGGTATTAAGCGAGGATATTTAGTGTGAAAACCAAATGTTCCAATATCATAATTAGTGCTTTCTCCCTCCTATTCTTATTCATTTCTGAACATGCGCTAGCCAGCGTGGTAATGCTTAATACTCGGGTTATTTATCCGTCAGGTTCACAATCACAGACGGTACAACTGACTAATAATGACAATATCCCCTATGTAGTGCAGATGTGGACAGACATTAACAATCCCTCATCAACACCAGACAACGCTGATGGGCCATTCGTCGTGGTGCCCGCATTATTCCGTGTCGAACCAAAAACCGGTCAGTCAGTTCGTTTGGTATTCACCGGTAAGGATCTGCCACAGGATCGCGAATCGGTATTTTTCCTCAATAGTGTACAAATTCCGCCTAAAAATGCGGCTGGAGCAGCAGAAAACCAGATGTTGGTGGTGCTGCGCAACCGGATAAAAATTTTTTACCGCCCAAAAGGGATTTCCGGTGGGCCGGAAAAAATCACTGAACAGCTCCGTTTCTCGCTAAAGCAGCAGGGTGGGCAATGGATGTTGACGGCAACTAACGACTCTGGTTATTACGCTTCCTTCATTAAGGTTGCCGCCATGGTGGGTAATAAAGAAGTGCCTTTCAAAGCTGATATGGTGGCACCAAAATCTCAGGCTAGCTGGAAACTTGAGAAAGGTGCGTCATCGCCTGCTGGTGCACAGAAAGTGACATTTACTTTAGTCAATGATTACGGTGGGCATACCCGCGCCGAAGCCAGTTTGCAGTGAGCAGGGCGTTTTATTCGCAGCGGTCAGTATCCCTCAGTTAAGGGACTGAAAAATGAAAATAAAAATCCCTCACAACTTTTCAAAAAGTGACCAGTGGATGGTAAAAGTGGGCCGCACCTTTGGGCAGTTAAAAGCGCTGGCAGCGGTGCTGTGGTTGCTGGTTCCCCAGGCCTATGCGGAAACGGCCAGCAGCCAGTTTGAATTTGATGACAGCATGCTGGTCGGCAGTGCCAAAGAACAAAAAAGTATTGCACGTTTTAACCAAGCCAACGCCATAGAACCTGGCACTTACCAAGTTGATGTATTCATTAATGGCAATTTTCTTTTCCGGCAATCACTGGTGTTTGCTGCTGGGGAAGAAGGGACGGTGGCGGCCTGTTTATCGCGGGAGAATATGGTTGATGCCGGTATTTTTCCGGCGGCCATAAAAGCGAAGGCTGATGATACCGCCACATGTCTAAATCTGGAAAAACAGGTTGAGGGGGCTTCCAGCCGTTTTGATTTTGCACGCCTGCGCCTTGACCTGTATGTGCCACAGGCATTAATGCAGCGTGAAGCGCGCGGTTCGGTGTCGGCCAACGATTTATCTGTGGGCGAAACCGTGGCATTTGCTAACTACGACACCAACTATTACCGGACACAGGCTTCCGGTAATACCACTGAATCCACTTATCTGGGGTTGAATTCAGGCCTCAATCTTGGCCTGTGGCAATTTCGCCAGCAATCAACCTTTACCCGTTATAACAGCGATACCAGCCCAAGTAGCAGCCAATGGAGCTCTGTCCGTAACTATGTGCAGCGCCCGTTGCCATCCATTGGCAGCCAATTGACGTTGGGTGATAGCTTTACCGCTGGCAGCCTGTTCAGCAGCCTAGGTTTTCGCGGTGTTCAGTTAGAAACCGACGATCGTATGCTGCCAGAATCACAACGTGGCTATGCGCCCACCATCCGTGGCGTGGCGTCTACCACGGCCAAAGTCAGCGTGCGTCAGTCCGGTGTGCAGATTTATCAAACCACCGTTGCGCCCGGTGCTTTTGTGATTGACGACCTGTATCCCACCAGTTTTCAGGGCGACCTGGTGGTGGAAATACTGGAAGCTGATGGGCGCGTTTCTTCCTTTACCGTGCCGTTTTCTGCCGTATCTGACTCGATCCGGCCTGGGCATTCACGCGTGAGTTTTTCTGGTGGTCAAGTCCGCAATATTGGTAACAGTGATGCGTTGTTTACCGATCTGACCTATCAGGCCGGTTTGACCAACGCCATTACTGCGAATACAGGGGTGCGTATTTCTGATGGTTACCAGGCGTTCCTGGGAGGGGCCGTGTTGGCCAGCCAGTATGGCGCATTAGGGGTTAATGCGACCTATTCACGGGCCGATATGTGGGGAAAGAACCTGGATGGGTGGCGGGTTGGTGCCACTTACAGCCGCACTTTTACACCGACCGCCACTACGCTGGCCTTGGCCGGTTATCGCTATTCCACACAGGGATATCGCGATCTGAGCGATGTGCTGGGCCTGCGTGAAGCCAGCAGTAGCGATGAGGTCTGGCTATCTAATACCTATCAGCAGAGCAATCAGTTCATTGCTACCGTCAGCCAGAGTTTGGGGAAGTATGGTCAGGTCTATTTCTCTGGCTCTACCAGCACCTACCGTGGTGGCCGGGGGCGAGATACCCAATACCAGATGGCGTATTCGCATAGCTACAACAGTATCAGCTATAACCTGTCTCTGGGCCGACAGCAAACCGGCCGGACGCCAACAGGCGTAGTATCCGAGGGGGAGGTTAATCAGGGTCACACGCAAAATGTCATTATGTTTTCGGTCTCGGTTCCGTGGGGAGCGGGGGGGCGTTCACCGCTGGTTTCTGCGGGCGTTACTCACGAAACCGGGGGCAACACTAATTACCAGACTGCGCTGGCTGGCACCCTTGGTGAAGATCAGAGCCTGAGTTATACCGTCAACGGCGCTTTTAACTCCGGCGGTGAAGGGGCTAGTCTGGGGGCGAATGTGACTAAACAACTACCGGTGGTTACCGTTGGCGGCAGTTTTTCGCAAGGCCGCAATTATACCCAAGGGGGAGCCAATGCCCGGGGTGCCGCCGTTTTACACAGTGGTGGCGTGACGTTTGGCCCTTATCTGGGTGAGACCTTTGGATTGATTGAGGCTGAAGGCGTTAAAGGGGCGGAAGTGATGAACGGGATAGGCGCGAGGGTTAATCGCTTTGGCTATGCCATCGTTCCTTCGTTGGTGCCTTATCGTTACAACGACATCAGTTTGGACGCCAAAGGGATCGAAAATTCAAGTGCCGAACTGACCGAAAATCAGCAGCGAGTCGCACCTTATGCCGGCTCGGCGGTAAAAGTCCGTTTCAAAACGCTGGAGGGCTATCCGCTGTTAATCAAAGTTCGTGAGGAACAAAATAACAGCCTGCTATTAGGCAGCAACGTATATGACAGTAATAATATCGTGGTCGGTCTGGTCGGCCAGGGAAATCAGATTTATGCGCGCGCAAGTGGGATGCAGGGGCAGTTGCATGTGAAATGGGGCGAATCTGCCAGTGAGCAATGTACCTTGAGCTATGATTTGCGCGGCCAGGATATGCAACAATCGCTGTATCGTCTGGAGTTGCCGTGCATTAGCCAGTGAGAGCCATGCATGATGTTGCCTGTTGAAATCCATGGCGGGTAAACGCTTGGAAACATAGGGTTACGGGTTCACTGAAGAAACCAAGCGAAAACCGATACTTATCTCTCTGTAGCCCGGGGAATATGAACGGCGAAACGCCGAACGTCAACTGGTGGCTGAAGCATGCCAACTTCCACCGCGCACGAACCTCTTGCCATTGTTCCTGCGTCACCTCAAATCGACCTATATAGAAAGATTTTTCTATGCAGACGGCATGGCGAGGTTTTTCATTATCTGCTGCCATCATAGACCCGTAACATAATGGCCGTTATTTAACCGACAGCGTTGGCAACACAGAATAAAAAGGCACGCTATGCGGGGTATGTAACGCAGAGTGTCACAGGGAAGTAAGTTCCATAAATGGTATGAAGTTAATTCATGGCTAAATGAACGTCTAACCCAGGGAAAACCCTGGGCTGTTTACTTTGATGCCCTGATAACTTCGGCCAGTTTGGTTACCGCCTGCTCAGCTTCAGCATATTGCGTGAAATTGGTGAACCCCATCAGCAAGCCGTTAGCGGCAGGAGCCGCTATTTGCCAGTTCGACAATGCCTGCACTGCCAGCCCTTGTTGCAAAGCACGTTGCGCCAGTTCACGATCCTCCAACCCGGCTTTCAGCCGGG
Proteins encoded in this region:
- a CDS encoding fimbrial protein; translated protein: MNKVAIMFAGLALSTTALADNTIKFQGEVADQTCDVSINGNASTPLILLPTVSSTTLATPGATAGQTPFTIGLTGCTASASATAIKTVFVGNNLTANGRMGNTGTASNVSLQLVDPLAPTTPLDLTGQTGAAGLSLAANATSASHDFAVEYYSEGTATPGSVLGSVQYSVSYQ
- a CDS encoding fimbrial protein; this encodes MNKVALMVVGLVLSTAALADNTIKFQGEVADQTCDVSINGNASTPLILLPTVSSTTLATPGATAGQTPFTIGLTGCTASASATAIKTVFVGNNLTANGRMGNTGTASNVSLQLVDPSAPAIPLDLTGQTGAAGLSLAANATSASHDFAVEYYSEGTATPGSVLGSVQYSVSYQ
- a CDS encoding fimbria/pilus outer membrane usher protein; this translates as MKIKIPHNFSKSDQWMVKVGRTFGQLKALAAVLWLLVPQAYAETASSQFEFDDSMLVGSAKEQKSIARFNQANAIEPGTYQVDVFINGNFLFRQSLVFAAGEEGTVAACLSRENMVDAGIFPAAIKAKADDTATCLNLEKQVEGASSRFDFARLRLDLYVPQALMQREARGSVSANDLSVGETVAFANYDTNYYRTQASGNTTESTYLGLNSGLNLGLWQFRQQSTFTRYNSDTSPSSSQWSSVRNYVQRPLPSIGSQLTLGDSFTAGSLFSSLGFRGVQLETDDRMLPESQRGYAPTIRGVASTTAKVSVRQSGVQIYQTTVAPGAFVIDDLYPTSFQGDLVVEILEADGRVSSFTVPFSAVSDSIRPGHSRVSFSGGQVRNIGNSDALFTDLTYQAGLTNAITANTGVRISDGYQAFLGGAVLASQYGALGVNATYSRADMWGKNLDGWRVGATYSRTFTPTATTLALAGYRYSTQGYRDLSDVLGLREASSSDEVWLSNTYQQSNQFIATVSQSLGKYGQVYFSGSTSTYRGGRGRDTQYQMAYSHSYNSISYNLSLGRQQTGRTPTGVVSEGEVNQGHTQNVIMFSVSVPWGAGGRSPLVSAGVTHETGGNTNYQTALAGTLGEDQSLSYTVNGAFNSGGEGASLGANVTKQLPVVTVGGSFSQGRNYTQGGANARGAAVLHSGGVTFGPYLGETFGLIEAEGVKGAEVMNGIGARVNRFGYAIVPSLVPYRYNDISLDAKGIENSSAELTENQQRVAPYAGSAVKVRFKTLEGYPLLIKVREEQNNSLLLGSNVYDSNNIVVGLVGQGNQIYARASGMQGQLHVKWGESASEQCTLSYDLRGQDMQQSLYRLELPCISQ
- a CDS encoding fimbrial protein; translated protein: MNKVAIMFAGLALSTTALADNTIKFQGEVADQTCDVSINGNASTPLILLPTVSSTTLATPGATAGQTPFTIGLTGCTASASATAIKTVFVGNNLTANGRMGNTGTASNVSLQLVDPLAPTTPLDLTGQTGAAGLSLAANATSASHDFAVEYYSEGTATPGSVLGSVQYSVSYQ
- a CDS encoding molecular chaperone, coding for MLNTRVIYPSGSQSQTVQLTNNDNIPYVVQMWTDINNPSSTPDNADGPFVVVPALFRVEPKTGQSVRLVFTGKDLPQDRESVFFLNSVQIPPKNAAGAAENQMLVVLRNRIKIFYRPKGISGGPEKITEQLRFSLKQQGGQWMLTATNDSGYYASFIKVAAMVGNKEVPFKADMVAPKSQASWKLEKGASSPAGAQKVTFTLVNDYGGHTRAEASLQ
- a CDS encoding molecular chaperone; translation: MTIRYPEAVLVTISAFLMLFSLPLTASVVMLNTRIIYPADTKSQTIQLTNNDSIPYVMQMWSDINNPSSTPDNADGPFIVVPTLFRIEPKTGQSIRLMFTGKDLPQDRESVFYLNSVQIPPRNIANNAENQMLVVLRNRLKIFYRPKNIVGSPEKVAEQLRFSLKQQSGQWMLTATNNSGYHASFIKAAAVVGHKEVPFEVGMVAPKSQASWKLEKNAQLPAGAQKIKFTLVNDYGGHTSLETRLN
- a CDS encoding SUMF1/EgtB/PvdO family nonheme iron enzyme, producing the protein MMAADNEKPRHAVCIEKSFYIGRFEVTQEQWQEVRARWKLACFSHQLTFGVSPFIFPGLQRDKYRFSLGFFSEPVTLCFQAFTRHGFQQATSCMALTG